One region of Endozoicomonas sp. Mp262 genomic DNA includes:
- a CDS encoding acyl-CoA thioesterase, which translates to MAKKMEFQYSRLSSIDNTKINKNKQVAIMHTTQMTVRGFHLDVYQHVNNARFLEFLEEARWQMFEDIPLISFIRKKNLAFVLANININFLRPALINEVLDIQSQLIRIGSKSAVLGQKIFLSKTKNQIVDATVTFCILNQTTHKTVPLTGEVYTLLEDMI; encoded by the coding sequence ATTGCCAAGAAGATGGAGTTTCAGTACTCTCGGTTAAGTTCTATTGACAACACTAAAATTAATAAAAATAAACAGGTTGCCATTATGCATACCACACAAATGACGGTGCGAGGCTTTCACCTGGATGTTTATCAGCATGTCAATAATGCCCGCTTTCTCGAATTTCTTGAGGAAGCTCGCTGGCAAATGTTTGAAGACATCCCCTTGATCTCATTCATCCGCAAAAAGAACCTGGCATTTGTTCTGGCCAATATTAATATCAATTTTCTTCGCCCAGCTCTGATCAATGAAGTACTGGATATTCAATCCCAACTGATTCGTATAGGCTCAAAAAGTGCTGTTTTGGGCCAGAAAATTTTTTTGAGCAAAACAAAAAACCAAATTGTAGATGCCACAGTGACCTTTTGTATACTGAATCAAACAACGCATAAAACAGTACCGTTAACAGGCGAAGTGTACACTCTTCTGGAAGATATGATATGA
- a CDS encoding CPBP family intramembrane metalloprotease — protein sequence MPFSDYLIAIPMALAIISLWFSGRAWIVLVLIALAIGFIFHQITLPGLVMVAIGFGLAALIAHNPNYSGKRKEESTLPSLFNKSIQVILHSLLIFWVLLTFSHLLPGFNNVLLLDKVYANQDAIPFTLYFNVDKSLTICVLFLAWPSILGNRKTIKEWHWQAWLVTFMGFIMIQVLACVIGLVRPDFKIPDWWWLFAFNNLLITCVAEEAFFRGYLQQQLSRLLGVAPGWLLTSCLFGLAHYQGGWIYAVLAALAGIGYGAVFLITGRLWVSIITHFLFNMTHLIFYTYPMLKQ from the coding sequence ATGCCTTTTTCAGACTACCTGATAGCAATACCCATGGCTCTGGCCATTATCTCGCTCTGGTTTTCAGGGAGGGCGTGGATAGTTTTAGTACTCATTGCCCTGGCAATTGGCTTTATCTTTCACCAGATTACATTACCGGGCCTGGTGATGGTTGCCATAGGATTTGGGCTGGCCGCCTTGATAGCCCACAACCCAAACTACAGTGGCAAGAGAAAAGAGGAAAGTACACTTCCATCGCTATTTAATAAATCAATCCAGGTCATTCTACACAGCTTGCTCATTTTTTGGGTTTTATTAACCTTCAGCCACCTGCTTCCAGGCTTCAACAATGTTTTGTTACTGGATAAAGTCTATGCAAATCAAGATGCCATCCCGTTTACACTTTATTTTAATGTGGATAAATCCCTGACCATATGCGTTCTCTTCCTGGCATGGCCATCCATTTTAGGTAACAGAAAAACCATTAAGGAGTGGCACTGGCAGGCATGGCTTGTGACATTTATGGGATTCATAATGATTCAGGTGTTAGCCTGTGTCATTGGCTTAGTAAGACCTGATTTTAAAATACCTGACTGGTGGTGGCTATTTGCCTTCAATAATCTGTTAATCACCTGTGTTGCTGAAGAGGCTTTTTTCCGAGGTTACCTGCAACAACAGCTATCCAGGTTACTGGGCGTTGCTCCCGGGTGGTTACTGACAAGTTGCTTATTTGGACTGGCTCATTATCAGGGTGGCTGGATATATGCAGTGCTGGCCGCCTTAGCCGGTATCGGCTATGGTGCTGTATTTCTAATAACCGGCAGGCTTTGGGTATCCATTATCACTCATTTTTTATTTAATATGACCCACCTTATTTTTTATACATACCCCATGTTAAAACAGTAA
- a CDS encoding GntP family permease → MHNTGLIITGFACSVLLLVILTVRWRCPAFFALLMASYLAGFIFGMEPAAILERITEGFGSTLGDIGLTIVLGALLGVVLEGCGATAAIAKGMTRALGGRFPGLALAITGYIVSIPIYCDSGFIILNSIRQYLAQKHHISPVFLSTVLGCSLYATHTLVPPTPGPLAAMSNLRLSDQIPIVISMGLLFSLLAVNAAFAWALLLKSLTTKNPLVPQDCVLPDEEPSPPFLLAILPIIVPIFLITIGGLSGAKAGSFGYWLSFLGHPVNALLTGLLCCWPLLAVSGAKLDFSRGLETGGKIVLVVGCGGAFGYILRGSGISEMLVGVPGLSQWGLVLPFATAAIIKTAEGSATVALITASAMIEPLLPALGLDSTSGRLLALFSCGGGAMTVAHVNDSLFWVIAEFTGMDTATALKSLTVATFFQGMAVLVGVEIMALVML, encoded by the coding sequence ATGCATAATACTGGGTTGATCATTACTGGCTTTGCCTGCTCTGTTTTACTATTGGTTATTCTTACTGTTCGTTGGCGTTGTCCGGCATTTTTTGCGCTGTTAATGGCCAGTTATTTAGCAGGTTTTATCTTTGGGATGGAACCAGCGGCTATTCTGGAAAGAATAACCGAAGGCTTTGGTTCAACACTGGGTGATATTGGGCTAACCATCGTTTTGGGAGCCCTGCTTGGAGTTGTTCTTGAAGGATGTGGAGCCACGGCAGCCATTGCCAAGGGAATGACCAGGGCTTTAGGCGGTCGTTTTCCCGGTTTGGCACTGGCGATCACCGGTTATATTGTTTCTATTCCAATTTATTGTGATTCCGGTTTTATTATTCTTAACTCCATACGTCAGTATCTTGCCCAAAAGCACCATATTTCACCGGTATTTTTAAGTACGGTATTAGGCTGCTCCCTTTATGCCACTCATACCTTGGTTCCACCCACTCCGGGGCCGTTAGCGGCTATGTCTAACCTTCGGTTGAGTGACCAGATTCCTATTGTTATTAGTATGGGATTACTGTTTTCTCTGCTGGCTGTGAATGCTGCTTTTGCCTGGGCTTTGTTGCTCAAATCTTTAACAACAAAAAATCCCTTGGTGCCACAAGATTGTGTGCTGCCCGATGAAGAACCATCACCTCCATTCCTATTAGCTATCCTGCCCATTATTGTGCCTATTTTTCTAATTACGATTGGGGGGCTATCAGGTGCAAAGGCCGGTAGCTTTGGTTATTGGCTTAGCTTTTTAGGGCATCCCGTCAATGCACTGCTAACCGGGCTACTCTGCTGTTGGCCGCTACTTGCTGTTAGTGGCGCTAAGCTGGATTTTTCCAGGGGACTGGAGACGGGAGGTAAAATTGTTCTTGTGGTGGGATGTGGGGGGGCATTTGGCTACATACTTCGGGGCAGTGGTATCAGTGAAATGCTGGTGGGAGTTCCGGGTTTAAGCCAGTGGGGGTTAGTACTGCCCTTTGCTACGGCTGCTATTATCAAAACCGCGGAAGGGTCAGCTACAGTGGCATTAATTACCGCTTCAGCCATGATTGAACCTTTGCTCCCTGCCCTGGGACTGGATAGTACGTCCGGCCGACTGTTAGCTTTATTTTCCTGTGGTGGTGGTGCGATGACTGTCGCCCATGTCAATGACAGCCTGTTTTGGGTGATTGCCGAATTTACAGGTATGGATACTGCCACAGCCCTTAAATCATTAACGGTGGCAACCTTTTTTCAGGGCATGGCGGTGCTGGTTGGTGTTGAAATAATGGCGCTGGTTATGCTGTAA
- a CDS encoding ISAs1 family transposase, whose protein sequence is MSAKALFSKFTSLTDKRDPKKSTHILAEVMFISVCAILCGADDWNGIRLFAEHKEGWLRKHLTLPGGIPVAVTFNRIFATLDPEEFRKIFIQWIRDVLSGLELSDSKIVALDGKTVKGSAWNKGKDAIHMLNAWCTEAGLSLGQYKVDEKSNEITAIPELLKLLELSGSLVTIDAMGCQKKIATAILKKEADYLLAVKGNQRKLYGEVTRLFDQYWQDNLEDAPDHYFAEQEGKEHGRMEHRRCWVINDVTEDSNAASWKAKTIAAIQLDSSKKGKGKTLIRYFICSRQLSAAEVLQATRKHWLIENQLHWVLDVAFDEDRCRAREGFAAENLAVARQVTLNLLKLDTTVKAGIKNKRKTCGWNEDYMMQVLKLVDL, encoded by the coding sequence ATGTCTGCCAAAGCCCTTTTTTCCAAGTTTACATCGCTTACCGACAAACGAGACCCGAAGAAGTCAACACATATTCTTGCAGAGGTTATGTTCATCTCAGTTTGTGCCATTCTCTGTGGTGCAGATGATTGGAATGGCATTCGCTTGTTTGCTGAGCACAAGGAAGGCTGGCTCCGTAAGCACTTAACCTTGCCTGGCGGTATTCCAGTAGCGGTTACATTCAATCGTATTTTCGCCACTCTTGACCCGGAAGAGTTTCGCAAAATCTTCATCCAGTGGATTAGGGATGTTCTTTCCGGACTGGAGCTCTCTGATAGCAAGATAGTTGCTCTTGATGGCAAGACTGTTAAAGGTTCGGCCTGGAATAAAGGCAAAGATGCAATACACATGCTTAACGCTTGGTGCACAGAGGCTGGACTGTCGCTGGGTCAGTATAAAGTTGATGAAAAATCCAACGAAATTACGGCCATTCCTGAGCTGCTCAAGCTGCTTGAACTCAGTGGCAGCCTTGTCACTATCGATGCAATGGGCTGCCAGAAAAAAATTGCTACTGCAATCCTGAAAAAAGAGGCAGACTACTTGCTGGCGGTGAAAGGCAACCAGAGAAAACTCTATGGAGAAGTGACTCGACTCTTCGATCAATACTGGCAAGATAATCTGGAAGATGCTCCTGACCATTACTTTGCGGAACAGGAAGGTAAAGAGCATGGTCGTATGGAGCACCGCCGGTGCTGGGTTATCAATGATGTTACTGAGGACTCCAATGCTGCCTCATGGAAAGCCAAAACCATAGCCGCAATCCAGTTAGACAGTAGCAAAAAGGGTAAAGGGAAAACACTCATCCGTTACTTTATATGCAGCCGCCAGTTATCAGCTGCCGAGGTACTTCAAGCTACCAGGAAGCATTGGCTAATAGAAAACCAATTACACTGGGTGCTTGATGTGGCGTTTGATGAAGACCGCTGTAGGGCAAGAGAAGGGTTCGCAGCAGAAAATCTAGCTGTTGCCCGGCAGGTGACACTCAATCTTCTTAAGTTGGACACTACGGTGAAAGCCGGTATCAAGAATAAGCGCAAAACCTGTGGCTGGAATGAAGACTACATGATGCAAGTGCTCAAATTGGTTGATTTGTGA
- a CDS encoding HPr family phosphocarrier protein, which yields MLSSTLIIRGKAGLHTRPASRLVKLAKGFDATIELSHSDQKASARSIIQLLKLGVTKGSEITLTVSGNNPQPAFDEIHQFLSALED from the coding sequence ATGTTAAGCAGTACTCTGATCATCAGGGGTAAGGCTGGTCTTCATACCCGCCCGGCATCCCGGCTGGTAAAACTGGCAAAAGGCTTTGACGCTACTATTGAACTCAGCCACTCTGATCAAAAAGCCAGTGCCAGAAGCATAATCCAGCTACTCAAATTAGGCGTGACCAAAGGCTCAGAAATTACATTAACCGTGTCTGGAAATAATCCACAGCCCGCTTTTGATGAAATTCATCAGTTCCTTTCGGCCCTAGAAGATTAG